One Polaribacter sp. KT25b DNA segment encodes these proteins:
- the yaaA gene encoding peroxide stress protein YaaA: MKIIISPAKSLDFESKVATSLHTQPRFLEKSEKLNKKLKTLSKKKLSELMKISDDLAALNYDRNQTWQTPFTTKNSKQAIYAFTGAVFQGIDVNSLDEKKLPILQENLRILSGLYGILKPLDLIQPYRLEMGTKLKVGRTENLYKFWDDTVAKSLNDELKDDELLVNLASLEYFKVIPKKVLKVPMITPVFKDFKNGEYKTIMTYAKIARGLMVRYIIDNNVKTIEDLKGFNVDKYRFSEEMSSGNELVFTR, from the coding sequence ATGAAAATCATAATATCACCAGCAAAATCTTTAGATTTCGAAAGTAAAGTAGCAACTAGTTTACACACGCAACCACGATTTTTAGAAAAATCAGAAAAACTAAATAAGAAACTAAAAACACTTTCCAAAAAGAAATTATCAGAATTAATGAAAATTTCTGATGATTTGGCAGCGTTGAATTATGACCGAAATCAAACTTGGCAAACTCCTTTTACAACCAAAAACTCTAAACAAGCTATTTATGCATTTACAGGCGCTGTTTTTCAAGGAATTGATGTAAACTCTTTAGATGAAAAAAAACTACCAATTTTACAAGAAAATTTAAGAATTTTATCTGGTTTATATGGCATCTTAAAACCCTTAGATTTAATACAACCTTATCGTTTAGAAATGGGAACTAAACTAAAAGTTGGCAGAACAGAAAATCTGTACAAATTTTGGGATGACACAGTTGCAAAGTCTTTAAATGATGAGTTAAAAGATGATGAATTACTAGTCAATTTAGCTAGTTTAGAGTACTTTAAAGTAATACCTAAAAAGGTTTTAAAAGTACCAATGATTACACCTGTTTTTAAAGATTTTAAAAACGGAGAATATAAAACTATAATGACATATGCAAAAATTGCAAGAGGTTTAATGGTACGTTATATAATAGACAACAACGTAAAAACTATCGAAGATTTAAAAGGGTTTAATGTTGATAAATACCGTTTTTCTGAAGAAATGTCTTCTGGAAATGAATTAGTTTTTACACGATAA
- a CDS encoding DUF6428 family protein encodes MKLSEIKNHLKGLEKIAFQLPNGELVPSHFHVTEVGKITKDFIDCGGKVRSENVINFQLWEENDYDHRLHPEKLIGIIELSEKIFKFDDLEIEVEYQGKQTIGKYNLDFDGTNFLLTSKITACLAKDACGIPQEKPKLEFSEAQGSCCNPGSGCC; translated from the coding sequence ATGAAATTATCAGAAATTAAAAATCATTTAAAAGGATTAGAAAAAATAGCGTTTCAATTACCAAACGGAGAATTAGTTCCAAGTCATTTTCATGTTACTGAAGTTGGTAAAATAACAAAAGATTTTATTGATTGCGGAGGTAAAGTAAGAAGTGAAAACGTAATTAATTTTCAACTTTGGGAAGAAAATGATTACGATCACAGGTTGCATCCAGAGAAATTAATAGGCATAATAGAATTATCAGAAAAGATATTTAAGTTTGATGATTTAGAAATTGAAGTAGAATATCAAGGAAAACAAACTATTGGTAAATATAATTTAGATTTTGATGGAACCAACTTCTTATTAACATCTAAAATTACTGCTTGTTTGGCTAAAGATGCATGCGGAATTCCACAAGAAAAACCAAAATTAGAATTTTCGGAAGCTCAAGGTTCTTGTTGTAACCCAGGTTCTGGTTGTTGTTAA
- a CDS encoding helix-turn-helix transcriptional regulator — protein MGLTKSEIFTEEQNKIAAIAKVLGHPARIAILEFLIKLKSCVCGDLVKDIGLAQPTISQHLKELKKVGIIKGTIDGTSVCYCIDQENWDKIKNILGKFLNKNSTESCC, from the coding sequence ATGGGGTTAACTAAATCAGAAATATTTACAGAAGAACAAAATAAAATTGCTGCAATTGCAAAAGTTTTAGGTCATCCTGCTAGAATAGCAATTTTAGAGTTTTTAATTAAACTAAAATCTTGTGTTTGTGGAGATTTGGTAAAAGATATAGGTTTGGCACAACCTACTATTTCTCAGCATTTAAAAGAGTTAAAAAAAGTAGGAATTATAAAAGGTACCATAGATGGCACAAGTGTTTGTTATTGTATAGACCAAGAAAATTGGGATAAAATAAAAAACATTTTAGGTAAATTTTTAAATAAGAATTCAACAGAAAGTTGTTGCTAA
- the dnaK gene encoding molecular chaperone DnaK, whose protein sequence is MSKIIGIDLGTTNSCVSVMEGNEPVVIPNAEGKRTTPSIVAFVEGGERKIGDPAKRQAVTNPTKTVSSIKRFMGNKFSESSNEIKRVPYKVVKGDNDTPRVDIDGRLYTPQEISAMVLQKMKKTAEDYLGTDVSAAVITVPAYFNDAQRQATKEAGEIAGLKVERIINEPTAAALAYGMDKAHDDKKIVVFDFGGGTHDVSILELGDGVFEVLATDGDTHLGGDDVDAKIIDWLAAEFKADENMDLTTDPMALQRLKEAAEKAKIELSSSAQTEINLPYITATASGPKHLVRTLTKAKFEQLIDDLIKRTIEPCKTALKNADLSTSEIDEIILVGGSTRIPAIQEAVEKFFGKAPSKGVNPDEVVSLGAAIQGGVLTGDVKDVLLLDVTPLSLGIETMGNVFTKLIDANTTIPTKKSQVFSTAVDNQPSVEIHVLQGERAMAADNNTIGRFHLDGLPPAQRGVPQIEVTFDIDANGIIKVSALDKGTNKSHEIRIEASSGLSEEEIEKMRQDAEANADADKAAKETAEKVNGADSMIFQTEKQLKEFGDKLSDDKKGPIEAALVELKAAHESKDLAQIDAAMEKINEAWKVASEEMYAAEQAAGGADAGAQQGQPEAGADQGDNVEDVDFEEVK, encoded by the coding sequence ATGAGTAAAATAATTGGAATAGATTTAGGAACAACAAACTCTTGTGTATCTGTAATGGAAGGTAACGAGCCAGTTGTGATACCTAATGCTGAAGGAAAAAGAACAACACCATCTATCGTTGCCTTTGTTGAAGGAGGAGAACGTAAAATTGGTGATCCAGCTAAAAGACAAGCTGTAACAAACCCAACAAAAACAGTTTCTTCAATCAAACGTTTTATGGGTAATAAATTCTCTGAATCTTCTAACGAAATCAAGAGAGTACCTTATAAAGTAGTAAAAGGTGATAATGATACACCAAGAGTAGATATTGATGGTCGTTTATATACACCTCAAGAAATTTCTGCAATGGTATTACAGAAAATGAAGAAAACTGCAGAAGACTATTTAGGAACTGATGTTTCTGCCGCTGTAATTACTGTACCTGCATATTTTAATGATGCACAAAGACAAGCTACAAAAGAAGCTGGTGAAATTGCTGGTTTAAAAGTAGAAAGAATTATTAATGAGCCTACAGCCGCTGCGTTAGCTTATGGAATGGACAAAGCACATGACGATAAAAAAATTGTTGTTTTTGACTTTGGAGGTGGTACACATGACGTTTCTATCTTAGAATTAGGAGATGGTGTTTTTGAAGTATTAGCTACAGATGGTGATACACATTTAGGTGGTGATGATGTTGATGCTAAAATTATTGATTGGTTAGCGGCAGAGTTTAAAGCGGATGAAAATATGGATTTAACTACAGATCCTATGGCTTTACAACGTTTAAAGGAAGCTGCTGAAAAAGCTAAGATTGAATTATCTTCTTCTGCACAAACAGAAATTAACTTACCTTATATTACTGCAACTGCTAGTGGACCAAAACACTTGGTTAGAACATTAACAAAAGCAAAATTTGAGCAGTTAATTGATGATTTAATCAAGAGAACAATAGAACCTTGTAAAACTGCATTAAAAAATGCTGATTTATCAACTTCTGAAATTGACGAAATTATATTAGTTGGTGGTTCTACAAGAATACCTGCTATACAAGAAGCTGTTGAAAAATTCTTTGGTAAAGCGCCTAGTAAAGGTGTAAATCCTGATGAAGTTGTTTCTTTAGGAGCTGCAATTCAAGGTGGAGTTTTAACTGGTGACGTAAAAGATGTATTGTTATTAGACGTTACACCTTTATCATTAGGTATTGAAACAATGGGGAATGTTTTCACAAAATTAATTGATGCAAACACAACAATTCCTACCAAAAAATCTCAAGTATTCTCTACAGCTGTAGATAATCAACCATCAGTAGAAATTCACGTTTTACAAGGTGAAAGAGCGATGGCTGCAGATAATAATACAATTGGTCGTTTCCATTTAGATGGTTTACCACCAGCACAAAGAGGTGTTCCTCAAATTGAAGTAACTTTCGATATTGATGCAAATGGTATTATTAAAGTTTCTGCTTTAGACAAAGGAACAAACAAATCTCATGAAATTAGAATCGAAGCTTCTTCTGGATTATCTGAAGAAGAAATCGAAAAAATGAGACAAGATGCAGAAGCAAATGCGGATGCAGATAAAGCGGCTAAAGAAACTGCTGAAAAAGTAAATGGAGCTGACTCTATGATCTTTCAAACAGAAAAGCAATTAAAAGAATTTGGTGATAAATTATCTGATGATAAAAAAGGACCAATTGAAGCTGCTTTAGTTGAATTAAAAGCTGCTCATGAATCTAAAGATTTAGCACAAATTGATGCTGCAATGGAAAAGATTAATGAAGCTTGGAAAGTTGCCTCAGAAGAAATGTATGCTGCTGAACAAGCTGCAGGTGGAGCTGATGCAGGTGCACAACAAGGTCAACCAGAAGCTGGTGCAGATCAAGGTGACAATGTAGAAGATGTGGATTTCGAAGAGGTTAAGTAA
- a CDS encoding DUF2853 family protein, which translates to MSKFDEKVAQYSKFMDDKGLEYNAELLKAVTKGLGPSIYKRDAETVSGSDAKELETVKKNFLMKKLGLEDGPKLDEAIAKVVEAIGKSERSKYRAVVYYMLAVEFGKESVYGM; encoded by the coding sequence ATGAGTAAATTTGACGAAAAAGTAGCACAATATTCTAAATTTATGGACGATAAAGGTCTAGAATACAATGCAGAATTATTAAAAGCTGTAACAAAAGGTTTAGGCCCATCTATCTATAAGAGAGATGCAGAAACTGTATCTGGTTCTGATGCAAAAGAATTAGAAACAGTTAAAAAGAACTTTTTAATGAAAAAGTTAGGTTTAGAAGATGGACCAAAATTAGACGAAGCAATTGCTAAGGTTGTTGAAGCTATAGGTAAATCTGAAAGAAGTAAGTATAGAGCAGTGGTTTACTATATGTTGGCTGTTGAATTTGGAAAAGAGTCTGTTTACGGAATGTAA
- a CDS encoding L-serine ammonia-lyase, which translates to MSQFISVFDMLKIGVGPSSSHTLGPWRAAEAWIRKIKNNQLFDSIDAVKVDLYGSLSLTGKGHATDLAILLGLSEADPEYIPIEDIAIIVERINTQEEIYFKGGKKLPFPKNSIKFNRDFLPFHANGMTFRGFQNDVEISTETYFSIGGGFIVQENDTLEKEIEITEKNFPYPINRAIELEEYCEKENLLISEIVYKNELELRTSEEIDFELNRIWDTMLECMYLGCHTEGKLPGGLNVKRRAFDLHNKLIKDTTYKNPKEWITAIRSTEVKFREILKWVSCFALSVNEVNAALGRVVTAPTNGSAGVIPAVLMYYLVIENHEADFSHIKRFLLVAGEIGSIFKKNATISAAMGGCQAEIGVSSAMAAAALTELLGGSPAQCLSAAEIAMEHHLGLTCDPIAGLVQVPCIERNSMGAIKAIHAAEIALETNPKEALVPLDKVIDTMWETAKDMNKNYKETSEGGLAVTVRIVDC; encoded by the coding sequence ATGTCGCAATTTATTAGTGTTTTTGATATGCTCAAGATAGGTGTTGGTCCATCAAGTTCTCATACTCTTGGACCATGGAGAGCTGCAGAAGCTTGGATTCGAAAAATAAAAAACAATCAATTATTTGATTCAATTGATGCTGTTAAAGTTGATTTATATGGGTCATTATCTTTAACAGGAAAAGGGCACGCCACAGATTTAGCTATACTTTTGGGTTTGAGCGAGGCGGATCCAGAATACATTCCTATAGAGGATATTGCAATTATTGTAGAGAGAATTAATACTCAAGAAGAAATTTATTTTAAGGGAGGCAAAAAATTACCATTTCCTAAAAATTCTATTAAATTTAATCGAGATTTTTTACCCTTTCATGCAAATGGTATGACTTTTAGAGGTTTTCAAAATGATGTAGAAATTTCAACAGAAACCTATTTTTCAATTGGTGGTGGGTTTATAGTTCAAGAAAATGATACTTTAGAAAAAGAAATTGAAATCACTGAAAAAAACTTTCCATATCCAATAAACAGAGCTATAGAATTAGAAGAATATTGTGAGAAGGAAAATTTATTAATATCAGAAATTGTTTATAAAAACGAATTAGAACTTAGAACATCCGAAGAAATTGATTTTGAATTAAATAGAATTTGGGATACGATGTTAGAATGTATGTATTTAGGTTGTCATACAGAAGGTAAACTTCCTGGCGGTTTAAATGTAAAACGTAGAGCTTTTGATTTACACAATAAATTAATAAAAGATACAACATATAAAAATCCGAAGGAATGGATTACAGCAATTAGAAGTACTGAAGTAAAATTTAGAGAAATTTTAAAATGGGTAAGCTGTTTTGCTCTTTCTGTAAATGAAGTAAATGCAGCTTTGGGTAGAGTTGTAACGGCGCCTACTAATGGGAGTGCCGGTGTTATACCAGCTGTTTTAATGTATTATTTAGTAATAGAGAATCATGAAGCAGATTTTAGTCACATAAAAAGATTTTTATTAGTTGCTGGCGAAATTGGCAGTATTTTTAAAAAAAATGCCACAATTTCTGCCGCAATGGGAGGTTGTCAGGCAGAAATTGGTGTGTCATCTGCAATGGCAGCTGCAGCTTTAACAGAATTATTAGGTGGTTCGCCAGCTCAATGTTTATCTGCCGCAGAAATTGCTATGGAACATCATTTGGGTTTAACGTGCGATCCTATTGCTGGTTTAGTACAAGTTCCTTGTATTGAAAGAAATTCTATGGGAGCAATAAAAGCAATTCATGCCGCAGAAATTGCGTTAGAAACAAATCCTAAAGAAGCTTTGGTACCTTTAGATAAGGTAATTGACACTATGTGGGAAACCGCAAAAGACATGAATAAAAACTATAAAGAAACGTCGGAAGGTGGCTTGGCAGTTACTGTGAGAATTGTTGATTGTTAG
- a CDS encoding RNA polymerase sigma factor, with protein MNKDAELVKKLKDATQKDSAFSELLDVYQERLYWHIRKIVATHENADDVLQNTFIRIYKSIQNFQEKSSLHTWMYRIAYNESIRFLEKNNKKRADNIDEVSESHLAILFEDAYFDGDEIKKKLHKIIEGFKEKQKQIFKMKYFDDLSFRQISEILEVSESTLKSSYYSSVKTIEEKIFL; from the coding sequence TTGAATAAAGACGCAGAACTTGTAAAAAAGTTAAAAGATGCTACACAAAAAGATTCTGCTTTTAGTGAGCTTCTTGACGTTTATCAAGAACGATTGTATTGGCACATTAGAAAAATAGTTGCAACGCATGAAAATGCAGATGATGTTTTGCAAAATACTTTTATCAGAATTTATAAAAGCATACAAAATTTTCAAGAAAAAAGTAGTTTACATACTTGGATGTATAGAATTGCTTACAATGAATCAATTAGGTTTTTAGAAAAAAATAACAAGAAAAGAGCAGATAATATTGATGAAGTTTCAGAATCTCATTTAGCTATTTTGTTTGAAGATGCCTATTTTGACGGAGATGAAATTAAGAAAAAACTGCATAAAATTATTGAAGGATTTAAAGAAAAACAGAAACAAATTTTTAAAATGAAATATTTCGATGATTTAAGTTTTCGGCAAATATCAGAAATATTAGAAGTATCAGAAAGTACATTAAAATCGTCTTATTATTCATCAGTAAAAACAATTGAAGAAAAAATATTTTTATAA
- a CDS encoding sulfatase, which yields MYSNKLVRKYKLSITCILFVIITINVSCRTTVLSTVTNIETEESKPNILFILTDDAGYHDYGFQGSKDFKTPQIDRLAASGIFCTNGYVSASVCGPSRAGILTGRYQQRFGFFMNPNDSQNLPKDETTIADALKENGYKTGIIGKWHMGFEENFHPNDRGFDYFYGFLSGNRSYFPLPKKMNKKRRYKDNLRHNDSILPEASMDFYTTDLFTDKAMEFMADSQKSKKPFFLYLSYNAIHGPLNALPEDIAVYKDLKDPVRRITGGMTASLDRSFGKLLDYLETNGLRENTLVVWVNDNGGQGKKMHTNNWPLKGFKGAETEGGIRVPFLLSMPNILPENKRYDLPVISLDLMPTFIKLAGGNPSANPKPLNGVNLMPYLKGENTNSPHEILFWQRNDAAVRKGDWKLIDYVTKNELHLYNLKKDIGEKINLIDKYPEIAKELKKELSKWQNQNAPRMK from the coding sequence ATGTATTCTAATAAATTAGTAAGAAAATATAAGTTGTCAATTACTTGTATATTATTTGTTATTATAACTATAAATGTATCGTGTAGAACTACTGTTTTAAGTACAGTCACGAATATAGAAACTGAAGAATCTAAGCCGAATATACTTTTTATTCTTACTGATGATGCTGGGTATCATGATTATGGCTTTCAGGGTTCTAAAGATTTTAAAACACCTCAAATTGATAGATTGGCTGCTTCTGGAATTTTTTGTACCAATGGCTATGTAAGTGCTTCCGTTTGCGGACCTTCTCGTGCTGGTATATTAACAGGGCGTTATCAGCAACGTTTTGGGTTTTTTATGAATCCAAATGATTCTCAAAACTTGCCTAAAGATGAAACTACTATCGCCGATGCTTTAAAAGAAAATGGGTATAAAACAGGTATAATAGGTAAATGGCACATGGGGTTTGAAGAAAATTTTCATCCTAATGACAGAGGTTTTGATTATTTCTATGGTTTTCTTTCGGGTAATAGAAGTTATTTTCCGCTACCTAAAAAGATGAATAAGAAAAGAAGGTATAAAGATAATCTTCGCCATAATGATAGTATACTGCCAGAAGCATCTATGGATTTTTACACTACAGACCTTTTCACAGATAAGGCAATGGAATTTATGGCAGATAGTCAGAAATCGAAAAAACCGTTCTTTTTATACCTTTCCTATAATGCAATTCATGGACCGCTAAACGCATTACCAGAAGATATTGCGGTTTATAAGGATTTAAAAGATCCTGTTCGAAGAATAACAGGAGGTATGACAGCCTCTTTAGATCGTAGTTTTGGAAAACTTTTAGACTATCTTGAAACCAATGGTTTACGTGAAAATACACTTGTTGTTTGGGTAAATGACAATGGTGGACAAGGCAAAAAAATGCATACCAATAATTGGCCACTTAAAGGTTTCAAAGGGGCAGAAACGGAGGGTGGTATACGTGTGCCTTTTTTGCTAAGTATGCCAAATATTTTACCTGAAAATAAGCGTTATGATTTACCAGTTATTTCTTTAGACTTAATGCCTACGTTTATAAAACTTGCAGGAGGAAACCCATCTGCGAATCCAAAACCTCTTAATGGAGTAAACTTAATGCCTTATTTAAAAGGAGAAAACACAAATTCACCACATGAAATTCTTTTTTGGCAACGCAATGATGCAGCAGTTAGAAAAGGTGATTGGAAACTTATAGATTATGTAACTAAGAATGAATTGCATTTATACAATCTGAAAAAGGATATTGGTGAAAAAATAAATTTAATAGATAAATACCCAGAGATTGCTAAGGAGCTAAAAAAAGAATTAAGTAAATGGCAAAATCAAAATGCACCACGAATGAAATAG
- a CDS encoding response regulator → MKKKYESIIALGTKDSFSNSLNKRIRLLNTYCLVWGHVILLFLSLDVIVGLVLETISQNTITLDFFDFNMFLTHLYILILLILILFLNKRFLFKPGRFVFITTVIIANLYASLIISPGSYIEYYFLLISPIAITLYQKKITSYLFLAIGFLCFLTPYYIYIVYPPDYVDKLIILETACIFVVIHLLVNYFKANNLKYEKLLALERDKVLSDKIILEKQEAELRELNEFKSHFFVNLSHEIRTPLTLIQGYTNQLSFKDSDTENKQKATIIKEQCQQMQDIINSIMDLSKMESDQFQLISEPVDINSFLEKHFTDFQSLFAKKNIDFVFNNNTLKTTILVDEKLFSKAITNLLSNALKFTPANGHVSMNTAFTDEGLKIDVIDSGTGIHIEEKEAIFNRFYQVKNDITKSQGSGIGLAFTKSIVNAHHFKIAVKSSFGEGCCFTISIPKTFVNSTVNQSSTKILDTLDNIEVATTNIKKQSKTISINKKQKILVVDDHVQMRVYLKKVLQNYDVTEAENGKEALHILQNNSFDLILTDYMMPVMDGEALVKQLKKQQNKTPIIVLTARTDQQGKLSMLRLGIDGYLYKPFMEEELLINIKNSISLYKNVIEFDKGKSPEVLKSLNEYADKFNTKITSYINQNINSPLLTVDTISEYMKVSRSTLNRKVKSILGQTVNQLIQEARLEKARNLRSEDPFASKKQIAEAVGITNSTYLFDKLKERYGT, encoded by the coding sequence ATGAAAAAAAAATACGAAAGTATAATTGCCCTAGGAACAAAGGATAGTTTTTCAAATAGCCTAAATAAAAGAATACGTTTATTAAATACCTATTGTCTAGTTTGGGGACATGTAATTTTGTTATTTTTAAGTTTAGATGTAATTGTTGGTTTGGTACTTGAAACAATTAGCCAAAACACCATTACTTTAGATTTTTTTGATTTTAATATGTTTTTAACTCATTTATATATATTAATTTTACTAATACTCATACTTTTTCTTAATAAACGGTTTCTATTTAAACCGGGGCGTTTTGTCTTTATAACTACTGTTATTATTGCAAATTTATATGCTTCACTTATTATTTCTCCAGGTAGTTATATAGAATATTATTTCTTATTAATTTCGCCTATTGCTATTACACTTTATCAGAAAAAAATCACATCATACTTATTTTTAGCAATTGGTTTCTTATGTTTTTTAACACCTTATTATATTTACATCGTTTATCCACCAGATTATGTTGATAAATTAATAATTCTAGAAACCGCTTGTATTTTTGTAGTTATACACCTTTTGGTAAATTATTTTAAAGCAAATAATTTAAAATATGAAAAACTTTTAGCATTAGAAAGAGATAAAGTGCTTTCTGATAAAATAATACTTGAAAAACAAGAAGCAGAATTACGCGAATTGAATGAATTTAAATCGCATTTTTTTGTAAATCTTTCTCACGAAATACGTACACCTTTAACATTAATTCAGGGATATACAAATCAATTAAGCTTTAAAGATTCTGATACAGAAAACAAGCAGAAAGCAACTATTATTAAAGAACAATGCCAACAAATGCAAGATATTATTAATAGTATCATGGATTTAAGTAAAATGGAAAGTGACCAATTTCAATTGATAAGTGAACCTGTTGATATCAATTCCTTTTTAGAAAAACATTTTACAGATTTTCAAAGTCTTTTTGCTAAAAAAAACATAGATTTTGTATTTAATAACAATACTTTAAAAACAACCATTTTAGTTGATGAAAAACTGTTTTCTAAAGCAATAACCAATTTATTAAGTAATGCCTTAAAATTTACACCTGCAAACGGACACGTTTCTATGAATACTGCTTTTACTGATGAAGGTCTTAAAATTGATGTTATAGATTCTGGAACGGGCATACACATAGAAGAAAAAGAAGCTATTTTTAATCGTTTTTATCAAGTAAAAAATGATATTACAAAAAGTCAAGGTAGTGGTATTGGCTTAGCTTTTACAAAGAGTATTGTTAATGCTCATCATTTTAAAATCGCGGTAAAAAGTAGTTTTGGTGAAGGATGTTGCTTTACCATTTCGATACCAAAAACATTTGTAAACTCTACAGTTAATCAATCATCAACAAAAATACTTGATACTTTAGACAACATTGAAGTAGCGACTACTAATATTAAAAAACAATCAAAAACAATTTCAATAAATAAAAAGCAAAAAATACTTGTAGTAGACGATCATGTTCAAATGAGAGTGTATTTAAAAAAAGTTTTACAAAATTACGATGTTACGGAAGCTGAAAATGGAAAAGAAGCGCTTCATATACTTCAAAATAATAGTTTCGACCTAATTTTAACAGACTATATGATGCCTGTTATGGATGGAGAAGCTTTAGTAAAACAATTAAAAAAGCAACAAAACAAAACACCAATTATAGTACTTACTGCAAGAACAGATCAACAAGGAAAACTATCTATGTTGCGTTTAGGTATTGATGGTTATTTATACAAACCTTTTATGGAAGAGGAACTTTTAATTAATATTAAAAACTCTATCTCTCTTTATAAAAATGTAATAGAATTTGATAAAGGAAAATCTCCCGAAGTTTTAAAAAGTTTAAATGAATATGCAGATAAATTTAATACTAAAATTACATCTTATATTAACCAAAACATAAATTCGCCATTACTTACAGTAGATACTATTTCTGAATATATGAAAGTTTCTAGAAGCACCTTAAACCGAAAAGTAAAAAGTATTCTTGGTCAAACTGTTAATCAATTAATACAAGAGGCGCGTTTAGAAAAAGCCCGAAATTTAAGATCAGAAGATCCTTTTGCATCTAAAAAGCAAATTGCAGAAGCTGTTGGTATTACAAACTCTACCTATTTGTTTGATAAACTAAAAGAACGTTATGGTACTTAA
- a CDS encoding bifunctional 2-polyprenyl-6-hydroxyphenol methylase/3-demethylubiquinol 3-O-methyltransferase UbiG: MKEMWESRYSAEDYAYGIEPNTFFKETLEKYKLEGTILLPAEGEGRNAVFAAKKGLNVLAFDISEEGKKKALKLAAKQNVTINYKVGDFFNLDIVNHKYESVALIFAHFPVSILSKYHKKIGDLIKPNGLVILEGFSKNHLKLSEKNPSLGGPKNIEVLFSKESIQNDFPDFEILLLEESNVNLSEGKFHNGESSVIRFIGRKKEK; the protein is encoded by the coding sequence ATGAAAGAAATGTGGGAAAGCAGATATTCTGCTGAAGATTATGCTTACGGAATTGAGCCAAATACTTTTTTTAAAGAAACTTTAGAGAAATATAAACTTGAAGGTACTATCTTGTTACCTGCAGAAGGTGAAGGAAGAAATGCTGTTTTTGCTGCAAAAAAAGGTTTAAATGTTCTTGCTTTTGATATTAGTGAAGAAGGTAAAAAAAAAGCATTAAAATTGGCAGCGAAGCAGAATGTTACTATCAATTATAAAGTTGGCGATTTTTTTAATTTAGATATTGTTAATCATAAATATGAATCTGTAGCCTTAATTTTTGCACATTTTCCAGTATCAATTTTGTCGAAATATCATAAAAAGATTGGTGATTTAATAAAACCAAATGGATTGGTTATTTTAGAGGGCTTTAGTAAAAACCATTTAAAACTTAGTGAGAAGAATCCTAGTTTAGGTGGTCCCAAAAATATAGAAGTGCTATTTTCTAAAGAATCCATTCAAAACGATTTTCCCGATTTTGAAATTCTACTGCTCGAAGAAAGTAACGTAAATTTATCCGAAGGAAAATTTCATAACGGAGAATCTAGTGTTATTCGGTTTATTGGTAGAAAAAAAGAAAAGTAA